One genomic segment of Streptomyces sp. TLI_146 includes these proteins:
- the lpdA gene encoding dihydrolipoyl dehydrogenase, with protein MANDASTVFDLVILGGGSGGYAAALRGAQLGLDVALIEKNKLGGTCLHNGCIPTKALLHAGEIADQAREAEQFGVKATFEGIDIAAVHKYKDDVISGLYKGLQGLVASRKVTYIEGEGKLSSPTSVDVNGQRVQGRHVLLATGSVPKSLPGLEIDGNRIISSDHALTLDRVPQSAIILGGGVIGVEFASAWKSFGTDVTVVEGLKHLVPAEDENSSKLLERAFRKRGIKFNLGTFFQKAEYTQNGVKVTLADGKEFEAEVLLVAIGRGPVSQGLGYEEQGVAMDRGYVLVDEYMRTNVPTISAVGDLVPTLQLAHVGFAEGILVAERLAGLKTVPIDYDGVPRVTYCHPEVASVGISEAKAKEIYGADKVVALKYNLAGNGKSKILKTAGEIKLVQVKDGAVVGVHMVGDRMGEQVGEAQLIYNWEALPAEVAQLIHAHPTQNEALGEAHLALAGKPLHSHD; from the coding sequence GTGGCGAACGACGCCAGCACCGTTTTCGACCTAGTGATCCTCGGCGGTGGCAGTGGCGGCTACGCCGCGGCCCTGCGCGGAGCGCAGCTGGGCCTGGACGTCGCACTGATCGAGAAGAACAAGCTCGGCGGCACCTGCCTGCACAACGGCTGCATCCCCACCAAGGCCCTGCTGCACGCCGGCGAGATCGCCGACCAGGCGCGCGAGGCCGAGCAGTTCGGTGTCAAGGCCACCTTCGAGGGCATCGACATCGCGGCCGTCCACAAGTACAAGGACGACGTGATCTCGGGCCTCTACAAGGGCCTCCAGGGCCTGGTGGCCTCCCGCAAGGTGACGTACATCGAGGGTGAGGGCAAGCTGTCGTCGCCCACCTCGGTCGACGTCAACGGGCAGCGCGTCCAGGGCCGCCACGTCCTCCTGGCGACCGGCTCCGTGCCGAAGTCGCTGCCGGGCCTGGAGATCGACGGCAACCGCATCATCTCCTCGGACCACGCGCTGACCCTGGACCGGGTCCCGCAGTCCGCGATCATCCTGGGCGGCGGCGTCATCGGCGTCGAGTTCGCCTCGGCGTGGAAGTCCTTCGGCACCGACGTCACCGTCGTCGAGGGCCTCAAGCACCTCGTCCCGGCCGAGGACGAGAACTCCTCGAAGCTTCTTGAGCGCGCGTTCCGCAAGCGCGGCATCAAGTTCAACCTGGGCACCTTCTTCCAGAAGGCCGAGTACACCCAGAACGGTGTCAAGGTCACGCTGGCCGACGGCAAGGAGTTCGAGGCCGAGGTCCTCCTCGTCGCCATCGGCCGCGGCCCGGTCTCGCAGGGCCTCGGTTACGAGGAGCAGGGCGTCGCGATGGACCGCGGCTACGTCCTCGTCGACGAGTACATGCGCACCAACGTGCCGACCATCTCGGCCGTCGGTGACCTCGTCCCGACCCTCCAGCTCGCGCACGTCGGCTTCGCCGAGGGCATCCTGGTGGCGGAGCGTCTGGCCGGTCTCAAGACCGTCCCGATCGACTACGACGGTGTGCCGCGCGTGACGTACTGCCACCCCGAGGTCGCCTCCGTCGGCATCTCCGAGGCCAAGGCCAAGGAGATCTACGGTGCGGACAAGGTCGTCGCTCTGAAGTACAACCTCGCGGGCAACGGCAAGAGCAAGATCCTCAAGACCGCGGGCGAGATCAAGCTCGTCCAGGTCAAGGACGGTGCCGTGGTCGGCGTCCACATGGTCGGTGACCGTATGGGCGAGCAGGTCGGCGAAGCCCAGCTGATCTACAACTGGGAGGCTCTGCCGGCCGAGGTCGCGCAGCTCATCCACGCGCACCCGACGCAGAACGAGGCTCTCGGCGAGGCGCACCTGGCGCTGGCCGGCAAGCCGCTGCACTCCCACGACTGA
- a CDS encoding spherulation-specific family 4 protein, which produces MPRTLLVPFYDHPADRPDAWETLIAAAPLLYGVVLNPASGAGEAPDPAFAEAAARLRAADVPVLGYADTDYGRRPHADVVRDLLRHRDWYGADGAFLDQVATDPALLPHYRRLSVAARAAGADTLVLNHGAHPDPGYAGLADLLVTFEGTWAAYPEVRAPEWTRDHPPELFCHLVYAAPPGARPTTSVHCAVPGEAPHPWGTLPHLLEPAR; this is translated from the coding sequence ATGCCCCGCACCCTCCTCGTCCCCTTCTACGACCACCCCGCCGACCGGCCCGACGCCTGGGAGACGCTGATCGCGGCGGCCCCGCTGCTGTACGGCGTGGTGCTCAACCCGGCCAGCGGCGCGGGGGAGGCCCCCGACCCGGCGTTCGCCGAGGCCGCGGCCCGGCTGCGGGCGGCCGATGTGCCCGTGCTCGGCTACGCGGACACGGACTACGGCCGCCGCCCGCACGCCGACGTCGTACGCGACCTGCTGCGCCACCGCGACTGGTACGGGGCCGACGGCGCCTTCCTCGACCAGGTGGCCACCGACCCCGCGCTGCTGCCGCACTACCGGCGGCTCTCGGTCGCCGCGCGCGCCGCCGGGGCCGACACCCTGGTCCTCAACCACGGCGCCCACCCCGACCCCGGCTACGCCGGCCTCGCGGACCTGCTGGTCACGTTCGAGGGCACCTGGGCGGCCTATCCCGAGGTGCGCGCCCCGGAGTGGACCCGGGATCACCCGCCCGAGCTCTTCTGCCACCTGGTGTACGCGGCCCCGCCCGGTGCCCGGCCCACCACGTCCGTGCACTGCGCGGTGCCGGGCGAGGCCCCGCACCCCTGGGGCACCCTGCCGCACCTCCTGGAGCCCGCCCGATGA
- a CDS encoding leucyl aminopeptidase yields the protein MTALTLSTAGAATLRADAVVVGIAKGTGPKAGPVVAPGAEAVDKAFGGKLAGILETLGASGAEGEVTKLPSPSGLKAPVVLAVGLGTAPGKDEAFAAEVLRSAAGSAARALTGTKKAAFALPVEAAEDVAAIAEGALLGAYSFTAYQEGGKGAKAPVAEIALIGAKPRDKAHKAAAERAITLAEELNRARDLVNTPPNDLYPESFAAVATAAAKEHGVKVQVLDEKALTKGGYGGILGVGVGSANGPRLVRIGYTHPQAAKSLAFVGKGITYDSGGISLKPAGHNETMKCDMAGAAAVFAAVVSAARLGLKVNVTGWLALAENMPSGTATRPGDVLRMYSGKTVEVLNTDAEGRLVLADALAKASEENPDAIVDVATLTGAMMMALGNRTFGVMANDDAFRTAVHETAEEAGEASWPMPLPADLRKGMDSPTADIANMGERMGGGLVAGLFLKEFVGEGITWAHLDIAGPAYNEGAPFGYTPKGGTGSAVRTLVRLAERTADGELG from the coding sequence GTGACTGCTCTGACTCTCAGCACTGCCGGTGCCGCGACGCTGCGCGCCGACGCCGTGGTCGTCGGCATCGCCAAGGGCACCGGGCCCAAGGCGGGTCCGGTCGTGGCGCCGGGCGCCGAGGCCGTGGACAAGGCGTTCGGCGGCAAGCTCGCCGGCATCCTGGAGACCCTGGGCGCCTCCGGTGCCGAGGGCGAGGTGACCAAGCTGCCGTCACCCTCCGGCCTGAAGGCACCGGTCGTGCTGGCGGTCGGGCTCGGCACGGCCCCCGGGAAGGACGAGGCGTTCGCCGCCGAGGTCCTGCGGTCCGCCGCCGGCTCCGCGGCCCGCGCCCTCACCGGCACCAAGAAGGCCGCGTTCGCGCTGCCCGTGGAGGCGGCCGAGGACGTGGCGGCCATCGCGGAGGGCGCGCTGCTCGGCGCGTACTCCTTCACCGCGTACCAGGAGGGCGGCAAGGGCGCGAAGGCGCCAGTGGCCGAGATCGCCCTGATCGGCGCCAAGCCGCGTGACAAGGCTCACAAGGCGGCCGCCGAGCGCGCCATCACGCTGGCCGAGGAACTGAACCGGGCCCGCGACCTGGTGAACACCCCGCCGAACGACCTCTACCCCGAATCCTTCGCCGCAGTCGCCACCGCGGCCGCCAAGGAGCACGGCGTCAAGGTCCAGGTGCTCGACGAGAAGGCGCTCACCAAGGGCGGCTACGGCGGCATCCTCGGTGTCGGCGTCGGCTCCGCCAACGGCCCCCGCCTGGTCCGCATCGGCTACACCCACCCGCAGGCGGCCAAGTCGCTCGCCTTCGTCGGCAAGGGCATCACCTACGACTCGGGCGGCATCTCGCTGAAGCCGGCCGGCCACAACGAGACGATGAAGTGCGACATGGCCGGCGCCGCCGCCGTCTTCGCCGCCGTCGTCTCGGCCGCCCGCCTCGGCCTGAAGGTGAACGTCACCGGCTGGCTGGCGCTCGCCGAGAACATGCCGTCGGGCACCGCTACCCGCCCGGGCGACGTCCTGCGCATGTACAGCGGCAAGACCGTCGAGGTCCTCAACACCGACGCCGAGGGCCGGCTCGTGCTCGCCGACGCCCTGGCCAAGGCCTCCGAGGAGAACCCGGACGCGATCGTCGACGTGGCGACCCTGACCGGCGCCATGATGATGGCGCTCGGCAACCGCACGTTCGGCGTCATGGCCAACGACGACGCCTTCCGCACCGCCGTCCACGAGACGGCCGAAGAGGCCGGTGAGGCGTCCTGGCCGATGCCGCTCCCCGCCGACCTGCGCAAGGGCATGGACTCCCCGACCGCCGACATCGCCAACATGGGCGAGCGGATGGGCGGCGGCCTGGTGGCCGGTCTGTTCCTGAAGGAGTTCGTGGGCGAGGGCATCACCTGGGCCCACCTGGACATCGCGGGCCCGGCCTACAACGAGGGCGCCCCCTTCGGCTACACCCCCAAGGGCGGCACCGGCTCCGCGGTCCGCACCCTGGTCCGGCTGGCCGAGCGCACCGCCGACGGCGAGCTGGGCTGA
- a CDS encoding GntR family transcriptional regulator has translation MTPPVVHSLREQIREHIVEGIVSGRWKPGERIVERRIAVELQVSQTPVREALRELESLRLIESAPNKGVRVRNLTAADLEESYPVRAGLEQIAAELAADRLAADCSALEPHVAALYEADAAADGTAQVRHTVGFHRELVRAAHNSVLLHTWEGLGIEVFTALSIRWLGTVQKSYAEEHQELVEAFRRHDPRIGTLVKSHVLGCAPRA, from the coding sequence ATGACCCCGCCCGTCGTCCACTCGCTGCGCGAGCAGATCCGCGAGCACATCGTGGAGGGGATCGTCAGCGGCCGCTGGAAGCCGGGTGAGCGGATCGTGGAGCGCCGTATCGCGGTCGAGCTCCAGGTGAGCCAGACGCCCGTCCGGGAGGCCCTGCGCGAGCTGGAGTCCCTGCGGCTGATCGAGTCGGCCCCCAACAAGGGCGTACGCGTACGGAACCTGACGGCGGCCGACCTGGAGGAGAGCTACCCCGTCCGGGCGGGCCTGGAGCAGATCGCGGCCGAGCTGGCCGCGGACCGCCTCGCCGCGGACTGCTCGGCGCTTGAGCCGCATGTGGCGGCGCTGTACGAGGCGGACGCGGCGGCGGACGGGACGGCGCAGGTCCGGCACACGGTGGGGTTCCACCGTGAGCTGGTGCGGGCGGCGCACAACAGCGTGCTGCTGCACACCTGGGAGGGCCTCGGCATCGAGGTCTTCACGGCCCTGTCCATCCGCTGGCTGGGCACGGTGCAGAAGTCGTACGCGGAGGAGCACCAGGAGCTGGTGGAGGCGTTCCGGCGCCACGATCCGCGGATCGGCACGCTGGTCAAGTCCCACGTCCTGGGCTGCGCGCCGCGGGCTTAG
- the sucB gene encoding 2-oxoglutarate dehydrogenase, E2 component, dihydrolipoamide succinyltransferase has protein sequence MSVSVTLPALGESVTEGTVTRWLKAEGERVEADEPLLEVSTDKVDTEIPAPASGILASIKVAEDETVEVGAELAIIDDGSGAPAAAAAPAAEPAAAPAPAPAAEAPAAPAPAAEAPAPAAAPAGGAAGTDVTLPALGESVTEGTVTRWLKQVGEEVAEDEPLLEVSTDKVDTEIPAPVAGVLLEIVVGEDETAEVGAKLAVIGAAGAAPAAAAAPAAPAPAAAPAPAPAAAPAPAPAAPAAPAPAPAAPVAAPAAPAAPAPAPVAAPAPVTPAPAPVATSGDDGAYVTPLVRKLASESGVDLGAVKGTGVGGRIRKQDVIAAAEAAKAAAPAPAAAAPAAKAAPSLEASPLRGQTVKMTRMRKVIGDNMMKALHSQAQLTTVVEVDITKLMKLRAAAKDSFAAREGVKLSPMPFFVKAAAQALKAHPVINARINEDEGTITYFDSENIGIAVDSEKGLMTPVIKGAGGLNLAGISKATAELAGKVRANKITPDELSGATFTISNTGSRGALFDTVIVPPNQVAILGIGATVKRPAVIETAEGTVIGIRDMTYLALSYDHRLVDGADAARYLTAVKAILEAGEFEVELGL, from the coding sequence ATGTCGGTTTCCGTAACCCTTCCGGCGCTCGGCGAGAGCGTCACCGAGGGCACCGTCACCCGCTGGCTGAAGGCCGAGGGCGAGCGCGTCGAGGCCGACGAGCCGTTGCTCGAGGTCTCGACCGACAAGGTCGACACCGAGATCCCGGCCCCCGCCTCCGGCATCCTGGCCTCCATCAAGGTGGCCGAGGACGAGACCGTCGAGGTCGGCGCCGAGCTGGCCATCATCGACGACGGCTCGGGCGCTCCGGCCGCCGCCGCGGCTCCGGCCGCCGAGCCCGCCGCCGCTCCCGCCCCGGCCCCCGCGGCCGAGGCTCCGGCCGCCCCGGCGCCCGCCGCCGAGGCCCCGGCCCCGGCCGCCGCCCCCGCCGGTGGCGCCGCCGGCACCGACGTGACGCTGCCCGCCCTCGGCGAGTCCGTCACCGAGGGCACCGTCACCCGCTGGCTGAAGCAGGTCGGCGAGGAGGTGGCCGAGGACGAGCCGCTGCTCGAGGTCTCCACCGACAAGGTCGACACCGAGATCCCCGCCCCGGTCGCCGGTGTGCTGCTGGAGATCGTGGTCGGCGAGGACGAGACCGCCGAGGTCGGCGCCAAGCTGGCCGTCATCGGCGCCGCGGGTGCCGCGCCCGCCGCCGCTGCCGCCCCGGCCGCCCCGGCTCCGGCCGCCGCCCCCGCTCCGGCCCCGGCGGCCGCTCCGGCGCCCGCCCCGGCCGCTCCGGCTGCTCCGGCTCCGGCCCCGGCCGCCCCCGTGGCCGCCCCGGCCGCGCCCGCCGCCCCGGCGCCCGCGCCGGTCGCCGCCCCGGCTCCGGTGACCCCGGCTCCGGCCCCGGTCGCCACCTCCGGCGACGACGGCGCGTACGTCACGCCGCTGGTCCGCAAGCTCGCCTCCGAGTCCGGTGTGGACCTGGGCGCGGTCAAGGGCACCGGCGTCGGCGGCCGTATCCGCAAGCAGGACGTCATCGCCGCCGCCGAGGCCGCGAAGGCCGCCGCTCCGGCGCCGGCCGCCGCCGCGCCCGCCGCGAAGGCCGCCCCCTCCCTGGAGGCGTCCCCGCTGCGCGGCCAGACGGTCAAGATGACCCGGATGCGCAAGGTCATCGGCGACAACATGATGAAGGCCCTGCACTCGCAGGCCCAGCTCACCACGGTCGTCGAGGTGGACATCACGAAGCTGATGAAGCTGCGTGCCGCCGCCAAGGACTCCTTCGCCGCCCGTGAGGGCGTCAAGCTGTCCCCGATGCCGTTCTTCGTGAAGGCCGCGGCCCAGGCGCTGAAGGCCCACCCGGTCATCAACGCCCGGATCAACGAGGACGAGGGCACCATCACGTACTTCGACTCGGAGAACATCGGCATCGCCGTGGACTCCGAGAAGGGTCTGATGACGCCGGTCATCAAGGGTGCGGGCGGTCTGAACCTCGCCGGTATCTCCAAGGCGACCGCCGAGCTGGCCGGCAAGGTCCGCGCCAACAAGATCACCCCGGACGAGCTGTCCGGCGCGACCTTCACGATCAGCAACACCGGCTCGCGCGGTGCGCTGTTCGACACGGTCATCGTGCCGCCGAACCAGGTCGCGATCCTGGGCATCGGCGCCACCGTCAAGCGCCCGGCGGTCATCGAGACCGCCGAGGGCACGGTCATCGGCATCCGTGACATGACCTACCTGGCGCTCTCCTACGACCACCGTCTGGTGGACGGCGCCGACGCGGCCCGCTACCTGACGGCCGTCAAGGCGATCCTGGAGGCCGGCGAGTTCGAGGTCGAGCTCGGCCTGTAG
- a CDS encoding endo alpha-1,4 polygalactosaminidase, which produces MRRLPLALVLLLLLVAGCSSSSPDDDDRPAPDESSTAPGPTPASPSPPTSPSSSPKPGGARWQPRPGLAWQWQLTGKLDPTVDVPVYDVDGFNVSKAQVDDLHRRGRKVICYVSTGAWEDFRPDAGRFPKSVLGESNGWKGERWLDVRRTDVLGPLMAKRFDMCREKGFDAVEPDNMDGYDNETGFPLTAAHQLAYNRLIARLAHDRGMAVGLKNDLDQIPELVGDFDFAVNEQCAEFGECDRLTPFVKAGKAVFHVEYKLARGKFCEAARGLRLSSMRKELELGTWREAC; this is translated from the coding sequence ATGAGACGCCTCCCGCTCGCCCTGGTCCTGCTGCTGCTCCTGGTGGCGGGGTGCTCCTCGTCGTCCCCGGACGACGACGACCGGCCGGCGCCGGACGAGTCGAGCACCGCGCCGGGCCCGACCCCGGCCAGCCCCTCGCCCCCGACCTCGCCCTCGTCTTCGCCGAAGCCCGGTGGCGCGCGCTGGCAGCCGAGGCCCGGCCTCGCCTGGCAGTGGCAGCTCACCGGGAAGCTCGACCCGACGGTCGACGTGCCGGTGTACGACGTCGACGGCTTCAACGTCTCCAAGGCCCAGGTCGACGATCTGCACCGGCGCGGGCGCAAGGTCATCTGCTACGTCTCCACCGGCGCCTGGGAGGACTTCCGCCCGGACGCCGGCCGGTTCCCCAAGTCGGTGCTCGGCGAGAGCAACGGCTGGAAGGGCGAGCGCTGGCTCGACGTCCGCCGCACGGACGTGCTGGGGCCGCTGATGGCCAAGCGGTTCGACATGTGCCGGGAGAAGGGCTTCGACGCGGTCGAGCCGGACAACATGGACGGCTACGACAACGAGACCGGGTTCCCGCTCACGGCGGCCCATCAGCTCGCGTACAACCGGCTGATCGCGCGGCTCGCCCATGACCGGGGGATGGCGGTCGGCCTGAAGAACGACCTCGACCAGATCCCGGAGCTGGTGGGGGACTTCGACTTCGCGGTGAACGAGCAGTGCGCGGAGTTCGGCGAGTGCGATCGGCTGACGCCGTTCGTGAAGGCGGGAAAGGCCGTCTTCCACGTGGAGTACAAGCTGGCGCGGGGGAAGTTCTGCGAGGCGGCGCGGGGGTTGAGGCTGAGCTCCATGCGGAAGGAGTTGGAGCTGGGGACGTGGAGGGAGGCGTGCTAG
- the pelF gene encoding GT4 family glycosyltransferase PelF, translated as MPSSGRHVTMLTEGTYPHIHGGVSTWCDQLVRGMPEVDFNVLALTGSGREPVTWELPPNVYRHTAFPLWGTVPARRPLLGKERRRFIDVYERFLLSMLDPESGCDFTQGLYALARLARAGRLSAAMRSEAALRSLMWIWTMPHLQIAAARPTVHDALTATDLLEHALRPLAARLPEDCVAHAVSSGLATLPALAAQHFDGVPFLLTEHGIYLRERYLGYRTGEQSWPVKSVILSFYRELNSMGYRQADLITPCNQYNRRWEERGGAPVDRIRTVYNGVDPTLFPHAGPDPAVPTLSWCGRVDPIKDLETLIRAYAMVRAELPEVRLRLFGPVPAGNADYRTKLEKLAAELGVSDGISYEGRISDVASAYAAGSVVMLSSISEGFPFSLIEAMSCGRATVSTDVGGVREAVGDAGLVVPPREPALMAEATLALLRDDAYRTELGARARSRVVDQFTLHRSVDGFRRIYLELAGSPEPVRQYAPVAEPRAEVPQDDWTLELVDPWYRELASDGSVW; from the coding sequence ATGCCGAGCAGTGGCCGTCATGTCACCATGCTCACGGAAGGCACCTATCCGCACATCCACGGTGGTGTGAGCACCTGGTGCGACCAGCTCGTCCGCGGTATGCCGGAGGTCGACTTCAACGTCCTGGCCCTCACCGGCAGCGGCCGCGAGCCGGTCACCTGGGAGCTGCCGCCGAACGTGTACCGGCACACGGCGTTCCCCCTGTGGGGGACGGTGCCGGCGCGGCGGCCACTGCTCGGCAAGGAGCGGCGCCGCTTCATAGACGTCTATGAGCGGTTCCTGCTCTCGATGCTCGACCCGGAGTCCGGCTGCGACTTCACCCAGGGGCTGTACGCCCTGGCGCGGCTGGCCCGGGCCGGGCGGCTCTCGGCGGCGATGCGCTCGGAGGCCGCGCTGCGGTCGCTGATGTGGATCTGGACCATGCCGCACCTTCAGATAGCCGCCGCACGGCCCACCGTGCACGACGCCCTGACCGCCACCGACCTCCTCGAACACGCGCTGCGCCCGCTGGCCGCCCGGCTCCCGGAGGACTGCGTGGCGCACGCCGTCAGCAGCGGGCTCGCCACCCTGCCCGCGCTCGCCGCCCAGCACTTCGACGGCGTGCCCTTCCTCCTCACCGAACACGGCATCTACCTGCGCGAGCGCTACCTCGGCTACCGCACCGGCGAGCAGTCCTGGCCGGTGAAGTCGGTGATCCTCAGCTTCTACCGCGAGCTCAACTCGATGGGCTACCGCCAGGCCGACCTCATCACCCCGTGCAACCAGTACAACCGCCGCTGGGAGGAGCGCGGCGGGGCGCCGGTGGACCGCATCAGGACGGTCTACAACGGCGTCGACCCCACCCTCTTCCCGCACGCCGGACCCGACCCGGCGGTGCCCACCCTCAGCTGGTGCGGGCGCGTCGACCCCATCAAGGACCTGGAGACCCTGATCCGGGCGTACGCCATGGTCAGGGCGGAGCTGCCCGAGGTGCGGCTGCGGCTGTTCGGCCCCGTCCCGGCGGGCAACGCCGACTACCGCACCAAGCTGGAGAAGCTCGCCGCCGAACTCGGCGTGAGCGACGGCATCAGCTACGAGGGCCGTATCAGCGACGTCGCGAGCGCGTACGCGGCGGGGAGCGTGGTGATGCTCTCCAGCATCAGTGAGGGGTTCCCTTTCTCGTTGATAGAGGCGATGTCCTGCGGCCGCGCCACGGTGTCCACGGACGTGGGCGGGGTGCGCGAGGCCGTCGGGGACGCCGGTCTTGTGGTGCCGCCGCGCGAGCCCGCGCTGATGGCCGAGGCCACGCTCGCGCTGCTGCGCGACGACGCGTACCGCACCGAACTGGGCGCGCGGGCCCGCAGCCGGGTCGTCGACCAGTTCACGCTCCACCGGTCCGTGGACGGCTTCCGCCGGATCTATCTGGAGCTCGCCGGCAGCCCGGAGCCCGTACGGCAGTACGCGCCGGTCGCCGAGCCGCGCGCCGAGGTGCCGCAGGACGACTGGACGCTCGAACTGGTCGATCCCTGGTACCGGGAGCTGGCGTCGGACGGATCCGTCTGGTGA